The Populus trichocarpa isolate Nisqually-1 chromosome 11, P.trichocarpa_v4.1, whole genome shotgun sequence genome has a segment encoding these proteins:
- the LOC112329130 gene encoding uncharacterized protein LOC112329130 — translation MATPLSLFLMPNNDNKQEPTQTMAISTKPAEPARRSTATNQSKRPTTSKCQTRKKQCQRGMGVAQLESLRIQERWKAITEANQNIGALNLQPTQQLHDHYPSNYNTDNNNQMLQYGTTVNRGVPMSSNGGVFNGFLGWDHQGGVVVKRVDGFNVNNNDGFGSGQVFVNPYLVGSVPVHQVGAPAPVFEASKELSSIPKVMQHQQYEPSRCDLCFKMGGFSARAARSAPYANHNHNNNEGTSEVMAVHRKGNNPLGRNVIMEYEFFPGKNGENTCFKEMEFPPPEASVAVGTGEAFCVTTYSDYSGYSASNASNSIDLSLKLSY, via the exons ATGGCTACTCCACTTTCGCTATTTCTCATGCCTAACAATGATAACAAACAAGAACCTACCCAGACCATGGCCATAAGCACCAAACCAGCTGAACCGGCAAGAAGAAGTACTGCTACTAATCAGAGCAAAAGGCCTACCACCAGCAAATGTCAAACTCGCAAGAAACAATGCCAAAGAGGCATGGGAGTAGCTCAACTTGAAAGTTTAAGGATTCAAGAAAGATGGAAGGCTATTACTGAAGCGAACCAGAATATTGGTGCTCTCAATCTCCAACCCACCCAGCAGTTACATGATCACTACCCGTCTAATTATAATActgataataataatcaaatgctGCAGTATGGTACTACAGTTAACCGTGGTGTGCCAATGAGTAGTAATGGTGGTGTTTTTAATGGTTTCTTGGGTTGGGATCACCAGGGTGGTGTGGTGGTTAAGAGGGTTGATGGGTTTAATGTGAATAATAATGATGGGTTTGGGTCGGGTCAGGTTTTTGTTAACCCGTATTTGGTTGGATCAGTTCCGGTTCATCAGGTTGGGGCTCCTGCTCCTGTCTTTGAGGCTTCGAAAGAGCTCTCTTCAATCCCAAAAGTAATGCAGCATCAGCAATACGAGCCTTCTCGTTGTGATCTTTGCTTTAAG ATGGGTGGATTCAGTGCCAGAGCTGCAAGGAGTGCTCCCTACgccaatcacaaccacaacaacaatgAG GGTACTTCAGAGGTGATGGCAGTTCACAGAAAGGGCAATAACCCATTGGGCAGAAATGTTATCATGGAATATGAGTTTTTCCCTGGAAAAAATGGTGAAAACACTTGTTTCAAGGAGATGGAATTTCCCCCTCCAGAAGCTTCAGTTGCAGTGGGAACTGGTGAAGCTTTTTGTGTTACAACTTACTCTGATTACAGTGGTTACAGTGCATCTAATGCTTCTAATTCTATTGACTTGTCTCTGAAGCTTTCATATTAG
- the LOC18103387 gene encoding tRNA (guanine(37)-N1)-methyltransferase 1 yields MLTRLFLRPNSVILSPTHFFLFPKLSLTKPTIASNTLPYGPSLRKGKTSLHCPQPKLRRRQQQQEYQSLSVPKPLYQCKEYQEGEKEEGPGDVNMINEDDFTRVFDIAALRVPAKDCFSLESRIRGHLLNWPRIRNIARVPGDEMEESMVSLLGEKGSEDEENFDAFNRRIYGKAEGDGEELSPVLYREKLANEFNSRGFIKFRNLAKISRPKKKKKKMGGKGEEGEENERERRDEFSVVEVVEEEEGGDWKGLLGDEFKGRGKWMGSTRLLLLDERYAEKGVDELPQAIKAVAQEAMRGNSTSTFNLVRCKLTLFYDYWQMNEILEALLPRDMIIPSAFETVGHIAHLNLRDEHLPYKKLIAKVVLDKNKPKIQTVVNKIDAIHNDYRTMQLEVLAGNHSLVTMVVENGLRFHVDLAAVYWNSRLASERQRLLNGFTHNDVLCDVFAGVGPIALSAAKIVKHVYANDLNPCAVQYMENNSVLNKLERHIEIFNMDGRRFIDAMYASQKAQSITQVVMNLPNDAVEYLDAFRGIFKDKPKDKEYAMPMIHVYGFSKARDPEFDFHERIRIALQEVAVNVEMRRVRQVAPGKWMLCASFRLPISVAYAHTMSRMQAHQVKSF; encoded by the exons ATGCTCACCAGACTCTTTCTCAGACCCAACTCAGTCATCCTCTCTCCAACTCACTTCTTTCTCTTCCCCAAACTCTCTCTTACAAAACCCACCATAGCCTCTAATACCCTCCCATATGGACCCTCCCTTCGAAAGGGTAAAACCTCACTTCACTGCCCTCAACCAAAACTGCGGCGGcggcaacaacaacaagaatatCAATCTCTTTCTGTCCCAAAACCCCTTTATCAATGCAAAGAATACCAGGAAGGTGAAAAAGAAGAGGGCCCTGGTGATGTTAATATGATAAACGAGGATGACTTCACTCGGGTTTTTGATATAGCTGCTCTTAGAGTTCCTGCAAAGGACTGTTTTTCTCTGGAGAGCAGAATTCGTGGCCATTTATTGAATTGGCCGCGGATTCGAAACATTGCCAGAGTACCTGGAGATGAAATGGAAGAAAGTATGGTTTCTTTGTTGGGAGAGAAAGGAAGTGAAGATGAAGAGAATTTTGATGCTTTTAATAGAAGGATTTATGGGAAAGCAGAAGGAGATGGTGAAGAACTAAGTCCTGTTTTATACAGGGAAAAATTGGCGAACGAGTTCAATTCAAGGGGGTTTATAAAGTTTAGGAATTTGGCAAAGATTTCGAggccgaagaagaagaagaagaagatgggggGGAAAGGAGAGGAGGGGGAGGAAAATGAGAGGGAAAGGAGGGATGAATTTTCTGTGGTGGAAGTTGTGGAAGAGGAGGAAGGAGGGGATTGGAAGGGCTTGTTGGGGGATGAATTCAAGGGGAGGGGGAAATGGATGGGGTCGACGAGGTTGTTGCTTTTGGACGAGAGGTATGCGGAGAAGGGAGTGGATGAGTTGCCCCAAGCAATCAAG GCTGTGGCACAAGAAGCTATGAGAGGGAACTCAACTTCTACCTTTAATCTTGTTAGATGCAAGCTGACTTTGTTTTATGATTACTGGCAGATGAATGAG ATCTTGGAGGCCTTACTGCCACGGGATATGATTATTCCATCAGCTTTTGAAACAGTTGGACATATTGCACATCTGAACCTGAGAGATGAGCATCTGCCATACAAGAAGCTTATAGCAAAG GTAGTGCTGGATAAAAATAAGCCAAAGATACAAACAGTTGTAAATAAGATTGATGCCATACATAATGACTACAGAACAATGCAGCTTGAAGTTTTAGCAGGAAATCACTCCCTTGTTACCATGGTAGTCGAGAATGGATTACGGTTCCATGTTGATTTAGCAGCAGT CTATTGGAATTCCAGGCTTGCTAGTGAAAGGCAAAGACTTCTGAATGGCTTTACGCACAATGATGTCCTTT GTGATGTTTTTGCCGGAGTTGGGCCAATAGCTCTATCTGCTGCAAAGATAGTGAAACATGTATACGCCAATGATTTGAACCCTTGTGCAGTTCAATATATGGAGAACAATAGTGTTCTCAACAAGCTTGAGAGGCATATTGAG ATCTTTAACATGGATGGAAGAAGGTTCATCGATGCTATGTATGCCAGTCAGAAAGCTCAGTCCATCACACAGGTGGTCATGAACTTGCCAAACGATGCAGTGGAGTATCTAG ATGCATTCAGGGGGATATTCAAGGATAAACCCAAAGATAAAGAATATGCCATGCCAATGATCCATGTTTATGGATTCTCCAAAGCTCGTGATCCAGAATTTGATTTCCACGAG CGGATAAGGATTGCACTGCAAGAGGTGGCAGTTAATGTAGAAATGCGTAGGGTGCGGCAAGTTGCGCCTGGAAAGTGGATGCTGTGTGCATCATTTAGGCTTCCTATAAGTGTAGCGTATGCGCATACTATGTCAAGGATGCAAGCGCATCAAGTTaaatccttttag